In the Flavobacterium pallidum genome, one interval contains:
- a CDS encoding DMT family transporter — protein MAWILLIIGGFFEVGFATCLGKAKETQGIISSLWLGGFLVCLSISMVLLYKASQSLPIGTAYAVWTGIGAVGTVLVGILIFKEPADFWRMFFITTLIASIVGLKIVSTH, from the coding sequence ATGGCGTGGATTTTACTGATTATCGGCGGTTTTTTCGAAGTGGGTTTTGCCACTTGCCTGGGCAAAGCCAAAGAGACCCAGGGAATCATTTCTTCCTTATGGCTTGGCGGTTTCCTTGTCTGCCTTTCCATCAGCATGGTGCTTTTGTACAAAGCTTCGCAGTCACTGCCGATCGGGACGGCTTATGCGGTCTGGACGGGAATTGGGGCGGTGGGAACGGTATTGGTCGGGATTTTAATATTTAAGGAACCTGCTGATTTCTGGCGGATGTTTTTCATCACCACACTCATCGCCTCGATCGTAGGATTGAAAATCGTTTCAACACACTAA
- a CDS encoding DUF5686 family protein: MRAITWILLLVSTLSFAQQTVSGVVKDADTHMPLAFASIIDSNGQSQIADVDGKFTIPAKAKNEKITVSYIGYQKKEVKIGTEKFVTILLFAAVKKLEPVVLGKKEDPAYDIIRRVIASKENNNPQQKLKTFQFKAYNKLIVTANPDSIDGKIDSVFIKKNDGPPLAKPDSSSFRFKKIISSQHLFQMEKVSDFQFADRRLKETVRGIRMSGFDKPVYEVVAFNLQSFSVYDSKYELFETKYNSPIANDAFSDYYYHLLDTVKIGGRETYLVYFFPKRKYRKTGLQGLLYIDQESYAVAKAVMRLRTVLDVTATHEFEYIPEEKIWFPTNKEFKIVKGKNDEDIRILGETFKFDADGKHTKRKKQSSDFTYLQSKYWYFNREYNKPVTISKSSVIMHVKDDAVNRDEDFWNQFRKDSLDSRSRQTYIALDSIAKKEKVEKKLRIGRKLINGYVPIGPVDFDLRYLLSYNNYEGFRLGAGGITNDRFSEKYRVEGYTAYGTKDGNFKYNIGTAARIGRFSNSWIGGAYTDDVREIASTSFAIDKRVFKLYDPRPINLSTFYAYQTWRGYIETKIIPKTESIWQLSRSVVEPKFSYIYQANGKDYTKFNMTTAMVSLQWNPFSDFMQTPNGKVEIEKRYPKFTFQFTKSLPGVLSNDFDFGKIDFRTEYQKKYLNGQKTAVFLEAGYAFGDVPLTHLYNTSPNSLTKDKVLQRLTLAGKNSFETMYFNEFFSSQYVMLQLKHGFKRVELFKKVRPSMVLVSRMGWGNMEHPEQHFGIAYKTLDKGYFESGIELNQIFKGFGLSGFYRYGPNQLPRFEDNISIKLSFILDFGI; encoded by the coding sequence ATGAGGGCAATCACCTGGATTTTATTACTGGTTTCAACACTTTCTTTTGCACAGCAGACCGTGAGCGGCGTTGTAAAAGATGCTGATACGCACATGCCGCTTGCTTTTGCTTCGATTATTGACAGCAATGGGCAAAGCCAGATTGCTGATGTTGATGGGAAATTTACGATTCCTGCAAAAGCAAAAAACGAAAAAATCACTGTTTCCTACATAGGTTACCAAAAAAAAGAAGTTAAAATCGGTACTGAAAAGTTTGTTACCATTTTGCTTTTTGCAGCTGTAAAAAAGCTCGAACCGGTTGTTTTAGGTAAAAAAGAAGATCCTGCATACGACATCATCCGGCGCGTCATCGCCTCTAAAGAGAATAACAATCCACAGCAAAAGCTGAAAACCTTCCAGTTCAAAGCCTACAACAAACTGATCGTTACTGCAAATCCGGATTCCATAGACGGTAAAATTGATTCGGTTTTTATCAAAAAGAATGACGGCCCGCCACTGGCTAAACCTGATTCCTCCTCGTTTCGGTTCAAAAAAATCATCAGCTCGCAGCATTTGTTCCAGATGGAAAAAGTGTCGGATTTCCAGTTCGCCGACCGCAGGCTGAAGGAAACCGTCCGTGGCATCCGGATGTCCGGATTCGACAAGCCGGTATATGAAGTGGTGGCTTTCAACCTGCAGTCTTTTTCGGTGTATGATAGCAAGTATGAACTGTTTGAAACCAAGTACAATAGCCCGATTGCCAATGACGCTTTTTCGGATTATTACTACCATTTGCTCGATACGGTGAAGATTGGCGGAAGGGAAACCTATCTCGTTTATTTTTTTCCAAAGCGGAAATACCGTAAAACCGGGCTGCAGGGTTTGCTGTACATCGATCAGGAAAGTTACGCTGTCGCAAAAGCCGTGATGCGCCTGCGGACCGTATTGGATGTCACGGCAACGCATGAATTTGAATACATTCCGGAAGAGAAAATCTGGTTCCCGACGAATAAAGAATTTAAGATTGTCAAGGGCAAAAATGATGAGGATATCAGGATTTTAGGCGAAACATTCAAATTTGATGCAGATGGAAAACATACAAAACGCAAAAAACAATCTTCCGATTTTACATACCTTCAATCCAAATACTGGTATTTCAACCGCGAATACAATAAGCCGGTAACGATCAGCAAATCCTCGGTCATCATGCACGTTAAAGACGATGCCGTGAACCGGGATGAGGATTTTTGGAATCAATTCAGAAAAGACAGCCTGGATTCGCGCAGCCGCCAGACGTATATCGCTTTGGACAGCATTGCAAAGAAGGAAAAAGTGGAGAAGAAACTGCGCATCGGGCGCAAGCTCATCAACGGTTATGTGCCGATCGGCCCTGTAGATTTCGATTTGCGTTACCTGCTGAGCTATAATAATTATGAAGGATTCCGGCTCGGTGCCGGCGGAATCACAAATGATCGTTTTTCTGAAAAATACAGGGTGGAAGGGTATACCGCTTATGGTACCAAAGACGGGAATTTCAAATACAATATTGGTACTGCTGCAAGGATTGGGAGGTTTTCGAATTCATGGATTGGTGGGGCCTATACTGATGATGTGCGTGAGATTGCGAGTACTTCTTTTGCGATTGACAAACGCGTTTTCAAATTATACGACCCACGCCCGATCAACTTAAGTACGTTTTATGCCTACCAAACCTGGCGCGGGTATATAGAAACGAAAATCATCCCGAAGACCGAAAGCATCTGGCAACTGTCACGAAGTGTCGTCGAACCGAAATTCAGCTACATTTATCAGGCCAATGGCAAAGATTATACGAAGTTTAATATGACGACTGCAATGGTTTCGCTGCAATGGAACCCTTTCAGCGATTTCATGCAGACGCCGAACGGAAAGGTAGAAATTGAAAAACGCTACCCGAAATTTACCTTCCAGTTCACCAAGTCGCTTCCGGGGGTTTTAAGCAATGATTTTGATTTCGGGAAAATAGATTTCCGTACGGAATACCAGAAAAAATACCTGAACGGGCAAAAGACTGCCGTGTTCCTTGAAGCCGGTTATGCTTTCGGCGATGTCCCGCTGACGCATTTGTACAACACTTCGCCGAACAGCCTTACGAAAGACAAGGTGCTGCAGCGCCTTACACTGGCCGGGAAAAATAGTTTCGAGACGATGTATTTCAATGAATTTTTTTCAAGCCAGTATGTGATGCTGCAACTGAAACATGGTTTCAAGCGTGTGGAATTGTTCAAAAAAGTGCGACCTTCAATGGTATTGGTGTCAAGAATGGGCTGGGGGAATATGGAACATCCCGAGCAGCATTTCGGCATCGCATACAAAACGCTGGACAAAGGCTATTTTGAATCCGGGATCGAACTGAACCAGATCTTTAAAGGTTTCGGGCTGTCAGGGTTTTACAGGTATGGGCCAAACCAATTGCCGCGTTTTGAGGACAATATTTCAATAAAACTGAGCTTTATACTTGATTTCGGGATTTAG
- the frr gene encoding ribosome recycling factor — translation MNEELDFILDGAEESMTGSIAHLEKEFLNIRAGKASPAMLGSVFVDYYGSATPLSQVANINVPDARTITVQPWEKNMLHPIEKAIMIANIGFNPMNNGDVIIISVPPLTEERRRDLVKQAKAEAEDAKIGIRNARKDANTDIKKLEKEGASEDACKSAEEEVQNLTNAYIKKVDEHLATKEAEIMKV, via the coding sequence ATGAACGAAGAACTTGATTTTATATTAGACGGCGCCGAAGAATCCATGACGGGTTCGATTGCGCATCTTGAAAAGGAATTCCTGAACATTCGCGCAGGAAAGGCAAGCCCGGCCATGCTGGGCAGTGTTTTTGTAGATTATTACGGATCAGCCACACCGCTTTCCCAGGTGGCCAATATTAACGTGCCTGATGCCAGGACGATTACCGTACAGCCCTGGGAAAAAAATATGCTGCATCCCATTGAAAAAGCGATTATGATAGCCAACATCGGTTTCAATCCGATGAATAATGGGGATGTGATCATCATCAGCGTGCCGCCTTTGACGGAAGAGCGCCGACGTGATCTGGTCAAACAAGCCAAAGCCGAAGCTGAAGATGCCAAAATCGGAATCAGGAATGCCAGGAAAGATGCCAATACCGACATCAAGAAACTGGAAAAAGAAGGCGCTTCCGAAGATGCCTGTAAGAGTGCCGAGGAAGAAGTGCAAAACCTGACCAATGCCTACATCAAAAAAGTAGACGAACACCTGGCAACCAAAGAAGCCGAGATCATGAAGGTCTAA
- the pyrH gene encoding UMP kinase: MKFKRILLKLSGEALMGERQYGIDPAKLAEYAEDIKTIHDQGIEIAIVIGGGNIFRGVAGASNGMDRVQGDYMGMLATVINGMALQGALEDKGMLTRLQTALKIEAIAEPYIKRRAVRHLEKGRIVIFGAGTGNPYFTTDTAAVLRGVEIHADVILKGTRVDGIYTADPEKNPDAVKFDYISFEDVLKKGLNVMDTTAFTLSQENQLPIVVFDMNKRGNLLKICQGENIGTEVNI; the protein is encoded by the coding sequence ATGAAATTTAAAAGAATCCTCCTGAAATTAAGCGGTGAAGCCCTGATGGGGGAACGTCAATACGGCATCGATCCGGCAAAACTGGCCGAGTACGCTGAAGACATCAAGACGATTCACGACCAGGGCATTGAAATTGCCATCGTCATCGGAGGCGGAAATATTTTCAGGGGCGTAGCCGGAGCCAGCAATGGGATGGACCGCGTCCAGGGAGATTATATGGGCATGCTTGCCACGGTCATCAACGGGATGGCTTTGCAGGGCGCATTGGAAGACAAAGGCATGCTGACACGCCTGCAAACCGCTTTAAAAATTGAAGCGATTGCTGAGCCATACATCAAAAGGAGGGCTGTCCGCCACCTTGAAAAAGGCAGGATTGTCATTTTTGGTGCCGGCACCGGAAATCCCTATTTCACTACAGATACTGCTGCGGTATTGCGCGGCGTTGAAATCCACGCCGATGTGATCCTGAAAGGAACGCGCGTTGATGGTATTTACACCGCCGATCCTGAGAAAAATCCAGATGCGGTCAAATTTGATTATATTTCGTTTGAAGACGTTTTGAAAAAGGGCCTCAACGTAATGGATACCACCGCGTTTACCTTAAGTCAGGAAAACCAACTGCCGATTGTGGTTTTTGATATGAACAAAAGAGGAAACCTTTTGAAAATCTGCCAGGGAGAAAACATAGGAACGGAAGTAAACATATAA
- a CDS encoding thioredoxin family protein, with protein MKNTITKGLAESISYDGYRSMVTTLLSENKSTGHGQSEALTHYSRMNETRMNRLEKTVLISEKNASAMQSLASRFTWLVISEGWCGDAAQILPVLEKLAKLSDKVTLKIVLRDEHPELMDLFLTHNTRSIPKLIVLDENNAVKTTWGPRPKAALDLVADYKRENGVFDDAGKTALQLWYTKDKGASIQDEMVAIMAGL; from the coding sequence ATGAAAAACACGATTACAAAAGGCCTTGCGGAAAGCATTTCCTACGATGGTTACCGTAGCATGGTCACAACCTTGCTGTCTGAAAACAAATCGACCGGGCATGGGCAATCTGAAGCCCTGACGCACTACAGCCGGATGAATGAGACCCGCATGAACAGGCTTGAAAAGACCGTTCTGATTTCTGAAAAGAATGCTTCAGCGATGCAATCATTGGCATCCCGGTTTACGTGGCTCGTGATTTCTGAAGGCTGGTGTGGTGATGCGGCACAAATCCTGCCTGTATTGGAGAAGCTGGCCAAATTGTCTGACAAAGTCACCCTCAAAATCGTACTGCGCGACGAACATCCGGAGCTGATGGATTTATTTCTGACCCACAACACACGCTCGATTCCAAAGCTGATCGTCCTGGATGAAAACAATGCAGTGAAAACGACATGGGGACCGAGGCCAAAAGCTGCGTTGGATCTGGTGGCAGATTATAAACGGGAAAATGGCGTTTTCGACGACGCTGGAAAAACGGCATTACAGCTTTGGTACACCAAAGACAAAGGCGCATCAATCCAGGATGAAATGGTCGCAATAATGGCCGGCTTATAA